The Natronoglycomyces albus genome has a segment encoding these proteins:
- the ybeY gene encoding rRNA maturation RNase YbeY: MSIEIVNETSDDVDDNGIVDVARFALNEMDINPLAELAVLIVDTDHMSELNHRWMGGNGPTDVLSFPMDEAIPGRPDGLEPTTPILGDLVLCPAVARAQAAEAGHSTAEEMHMLTVHGVLHILGYDHAEPDEAKEMFGLQNRLLEAWRQQRLAAGK, encoded by the coding sequence TTGTCCATTGAGATAGTCAATGAAACCTCCGACGATGTCGATGACAACGGCATCGTCGACGTCGCCCGGTTCGCCCTCAACGAGATGGACATCAACCCGCTCGCCGAGCTGGCCGTCCTGATCGTCGACACCGACCACATGAGCGAGCTCAACCACCGGTGGATGGGCGGCAACGGGCCCACCGACGTGCTGTCCTTTCCCATGGATGAGGCCATTCCCGGGCGACCGGATGGCCTGGAACCCACCACCCCGATTCTGGGGGACCTGGTGCTGTGCCCGGCCGTCGCGCGAGCCCAAGCCGCCGAGGCGGGACATTCCACCGCCGAGGAAATGCACATGCTCACCGTCCATGGTGTCCTGCACATTCTCGGCTACGACCATGCCGAGCCCGACGAAGCCAAAGAGATGTTCGGGCTGCAAAACCGCTTGCTCGAAGCGTGGCGACAACAGAGACTCGCCGCAGGTAAGTAA
- a CDS encoding PhoH family protein, whose translation MTDRVTVANQILRTITVADPTTMLGLLGSSDENLRYLERNAQGVDVHVRGDTITLKGANGQIASLERLLKELIILVEKGEPVNPDVVRRAENMLTESPHQRPADVLTHSIISKRGRSIRPKTIGQSQYIEAIDNNTIVFGIGPAGTGKTYLAMAKAVQALQNKEVNRIILTRPAVEAGERLGFLPGTLSEKIDPYLRPLYDALYDMLDEGSIPKLMEAGTIEVAPLAYMRGRTLNDAFVILDEAQNTTAEQMKMFLTRLGFGTRMVVTGDVTQVDLPGGATSGLRIVRDILEGIDDVYFATLTASDVVRHQLVSDIVNAYDKWDAVKEHSQQRRARGKRPR comes from the coding sequence ATGACCGACCGTGTGACAGTAGCCAACCAAATTTTGCGGACCATTACCGTAGCCGACCCCACGACCATGTTGGGTTTGCTCGGCTCGTCCGATGAAAACCTCCGGTACTTGGAACGCAATGCCCAAGGCGTGGACGTACATGTACGCGGGGACACCATCACCCTCAAGGGTGCCAACGGTCAAATTGCCAGCCTGGAACGTCTTCTCAAGGAACTCATTATTCTGGTCGAAAAAGGGGAGCCGGTTAACCCCGATGTGGTGCGCCGGGCCGAAAATATGCTCACCGAGTCACCGCACCAGCGTCCCGCCGACGTGCTGACGCACAGCATCATCTCCAAACGCGGGCGTTCGATCCGTCCCAAGACAATTGGTCAAAGCCAGTACATCGAAGCGATCGACAACAACACGATCGTCTTCGGAATCGGCCCCGCTGGAACCGGAAAGACTTACCTGGCCATGGCCAAGGCCGTGCAGGCGTTGCAGAACAAGGAAGTCAACCGGATCATCCTCACCCGACCCGCTGTCGAGGCGGGCGAGCGACTGGGCTTCTTGCCGGGAACTCTCTCGGAAAAAATCGACCCGTATTTGCGACCTCTCTACGACGCGCTATACGACATGCTTGACGAGGGCTCTATCCCCAAACTCATGGAAGCGGGGACGATCGAGGTCGCGCCGCTGGCCTATATGCGAGGTCGCACCCTCAACGACGCCTTCGTCATTCTCGACGAGGCGCAGAACACCACGGCCGAACAGATGAAGATGTTCCTCACCCGGCTTGGCTTCGGCACCCGGATGGTCGTCACCGGTGACGTCACCCAGGTTGACCTACCTGGCGGAGCCACCTCCGGTTTGCGGATCGTGCGCGACATCCTCGAGGGAATCGACGACGTGTACTTCGCCACGCTCACCGCCTCCGACGTAGTGCGCCACCAGCTCGTTAGCGATATTGTTAATGCTTACGACAAATGGGACGCGGTGAAGGAACACAGCCAGCAACGCCGAGCTCGTGGCAAGCGACCGCGGTAA
- a CDS encoding histidine triad nucleotide-binding protein — translation MSDCIFCKIVGEEIPARVVRSTERVIAFHDIAPAAPTHIQVIPRQHHANLAEVTAADPSLAGEMIAVASEVATGEGLDQTGWRLIANTGRNGGQEIDHAHVHVLGGKPLGPMLGG, via the coding sequence ATGAGTGACTGCATCTTCTGCAAGATCGTAGGTGAGGAGATTCCCGCCCGGGTCGTTCGTTCGACTGAGCGCGTGATCGCCTTTCACGACATCGCCCCCGCCGCCCCCACTCACATCCAAGTCATTCCGCGCCAACACCATGCCAATTTGGCGGAAGTCACCGCCGCGGACCCCTCTTTGGCCGGTGAAATGATCGCCGTGGCATCCGAAGTCGCCACAGGAGAAGGCCTGGACCAGACCGGTTGGCGCCTCATCGCGAACACCGGCCGCAACGGGGGCCAAGAGATCGACCATGCTCACGTGCACGTTCTCGGTGGTAAACCGTTGGGGCCAATGCTGGGGGGTTAA
- a CDS encoding 16S rRNA (uracil(1498)-N(3))-methyltransferase: protein MSEPVFLIKALPATDQATLDGPEGHHAADVQRLRVGEKLTLSDGSGHLADAEVTAVRKGELDLLLSHRRTIPAPNPRLIVAQALPKGDRGERATQMMTEIGVDEIIPWQSARSITQWKGPRGEKSRQKWVNVAREASKQARRATLPTIAEVHTTKQLVQRLREATQVLLLHEEATEPLSGVSLVGDGDIILIIGPEGSLTPEELAAFTQFGAPIRLGQTVLRTSTAGPAALSVLQSRLGRW from the coding sequence GTGAGCGAACCGGTCTTCCTCATCAAGGCGCTTCCCGCGACCGACCAGGCCACCTTGGACGGCCCCGAGGGACATCATGCCGCAGATGTGCAACGCCTGCGAGTGGGCGAGAAGCTCACGCTCTCCGACGGCAGTGGCCATCTAGCCGACGCCGAGGTCACCGCAGTCCGCAAGGGCGAGCTTGACCTCCTCCTGAGCCACCGGCGGACAATTCCCGCCCCCAACCCTCGCTTGATCGTCGCCCAGGCTCTCCCCAAAGGAGACCGGGGAGAGCGCGCCACCCAAATGATGACCGAGATCGGCGTTGACGAGATCATTCCGTGGCAATCGGCCCGCTCCATCACTCAATGGAAGGGACCCCGGGGCGAAAAATCCCGCCAAAAGTGGGTCAATGTCGCCCGCGAAGCCTCTAAACAGGCCCGCCGTGCCACGTTGCCGACCATCGCTGAAGTCCACACCACCAAACAACTGGTCCAACGCCTGCGCGAAGCCACCCAAGTGCTCCTTCTCCACGAGGAAGCCACTGAGCCGCTCTCCGGGGTCTCCCTGGTTGGTGACGGCGACATCATCCTCATCATTGGGCCCGAAGGCTCCCTGACTCCAGAGGAGCTGGCCGCCTTTACCCAGTTTGGCGCGCCGATCCGTCTGGGCCAGACGGTCTTGCGCACCTCCACTGCGGGCCCAGCCGCGCTATCGGTTTTGCAGTCCCGCCTAGGCCGCTGGTAA
- the dnaJ gene encoding molecular chaperone DnaJ, whose amino-acid sequence MAKDYYGILGVEKNATADELKKAYRKLAREFHPDVNDSPDSADKFKEINAAFEVLMDPQKRAIVDAGGDPYAQPGAGGGPGAGGPFMGFEDIMDAFFGGGGMGAGMRRGPRSRKRPGNDALLRLDLSLEEVAFGTEAPITVDTAILCDGCDGHGAEGNEKPESCSTCGGAGEVHVVQRTILGQVRTARPCSACSGYGSIIKSPCGKCGGEGRVRSRRKITVKVPSGVEDGMRIRLGGEGEIGPGGGEAGDLYVEVREKPHEVFTREGSDLYSKIRIPMTAAALGTKLDLEGLDGEKDEIEVSPGTQSGTVIKVRGKGVPKLRGGGARGDLHVKLEVRTPTKIDGEQEELLKRLAKVRDEEIVEVKQGSGFFARMRDAFNGHS is encoded by the coding sequence GTGGCTAAGGACTACTACGGGATTCTCGGGGTGGAAAAAAATGCCACTGCCGATGAGTTGAAAAAGGCTTACCGGAAGCTGGCGCGCGAATTCCACCCGGACGTGAACGACTCGCCTGACTCGGCTGACAAGTTCAAGGAGATCAACGCGGCCTTCGAGGTGCTCATGGACCCGCAAAAGCGGGCCATCGTCGATGCCGGGGGCGACCCGTACGCACAGCCCGGTGCGGGCGGTGGGCCTGGCGCGGGCGGTCCGTTCATGGGGTTCGAAGACATCATGGACGCCTTCTTCGGAGGCGGGGGAATGGGCGCGGGAATGCGGCGCGGTCCGCGTTCGCGCAAGCGGCCCGGCAACGACGCACTGTTGCGCCTGGACCTGTCGTTGGAGGAAGTCGCGTTTGGGACCGAAGCCCCGATTACGGTCGACACCGCGATCTTGTGTGACGGATGCGACGGGCACGGTGCCGAAGGCAATGAGAAGCCCGAGTCGTGCTCGACCTGTGGCGGGGCCGGTGAAGTGCACGTGGTGCAGCGTACGATCCTTGGCCAGGTACGCACCGCGCGTCCCTGTTCGGCGTGCTCCGGTTACGGAAGCATCATCAAGAGCCCCTGCGGCAAGTGTGGCGGCGAGGGCCGGGTGCGGTCGCGCCGGAAGATCACTGTCAAGGTTCCCTCCGGGGTCGAAGACGGCATGCGCATTCGTCTTGGCGGCGAAGGAGAAATTGGGCCCGGTGGCGGTGAAGCCGGTGACTTGTACGTTGAGGTGCGGGAGAAGCCACATGAGGTCTTTACCCGGGAGGGTTCGGACCTGTACAGCAAGATCCGCATCCCCATGACGGCCGCCGCGTTGGGCACGAAGCTGGACTTGGAGGGTTTGGACGGGGAAAAGGACGAGATCGAAGTCTCGCCAGGAACCCAGTCGGGAACCGTCATCAAGGTGCGCGGCAAGGGCGTCCCGAAGCTACGCGGTGGCGGTGCTCGCGGGGACTTGCACGTGAAACTTGAGGTACGTACGCCCACCAAGATCGATGGTGAACAGGAAGAGCTGCTCAAGCGCCTCGCCAAAGTCCGTGACGAGGAAATCGTCGAGGTTAAGCAGGGCTCGGGTTTTTTCGCACGGATGCGTGATGCGTTTAACGGTCATTCGTAA
- the hrcA gene encoding heat-inducible transcriptional repressor HrcA, producing the protein MDDRKLEVLRAIVEGYVATHEPVGSKTVVENQRLSVSAATVRNDMAYLEELGYIHQPHTSAGRIPTDKGYRLFVDRLGKIKPLSAAERRAVHRLLGEAIDLDDVVLRTVRLLSQLTHQVAVVQYPSLSRSRVRHLELVSMSPRRLMLVMIADTGRVEQRHVELPTDTSEADVTAIRSLINEKLVGQPLSETPPLIYALADECRPELRTTVEALSNMLLETLVERRDERLAVAGAANLTRTDFEGGLRSILEALEEEVVLMQLLGHVDHTAMLQVRIGDENENANFHATSVVATGYGAGTPVGNMGVVGPTRMDYPGTIAAVRAVARYVSEILEQNQ; encoded by the coding sequence ATGGACGACCGCAAGCTAGAAGTTTTGCGCGCCATCGTTGAGGGCTACGTCGCCACCCATGAACCCGTTGGTTCAAAGACTGTCGTGGAGAACCAGCGGCTCAGCGTCTCCGCGGCCACGGTGCGCAACGATATGGCCTACCTGGAAGAACTGGGCTATATACATCAGCCACACACCTCAGCCGGACGTATTCCCACCGACAAGGGCTATCGACTGTTCGTCGACCGGCTCGGCAAGATCAAGCCGCTATCGGCCGCCGAACGGCGCGCCGTGCATCGGCTCCTCGGAGAAGCCATCGACCTCGACGACGTCGTCTTGCGCACCGTGCGGCTGCTCAGCCAGCTCACCCACCAAGTCGCCGTCGTGCAGTACCCGTCCTTGTCCCGCTCGCGGGTACGCCACCTCGAGTTGGTGTCCATGTCCCCGCGTCGGCTCATGCTCGTCATGATTGCCGACACAGGGCGAGTCGAACAACGTCACGTCGAACTTCCCACCGACACCTCTGAAGCCGACGTGACCGCCATCCGCAGCCTCATCAACGAAAAACTCGTCGGGCAACCACTCTCGGAGACGCCGCCGCTCATATACGCGCTGGCCGATGAATGTCGCCCCGAGTTGCGCACGACCGTCGAAGCGCTCTCCAACATGTTGTTGGAGACACTCGTGGAACGGCGAGACGAACGTTTGGCTGTGGCAGGGGCCGCCAACCTCACCCGCACCGATTTCGAAGGCGGGCTGCGATCCATCCTGGAGGCTTTGGAGGAGGAAGTCGTGCTCATGCAACTGCTAGGGCACGTCGACCACACCGCAATGCTGCAAGTTCGCATCGGTGATGAGAACGAAAACGCCAACTTCCACGCCACCTCCGTGGTCGCCACTGGCTACGGGGCCGGTACCCCAGTGGGGAATATGGGAGTTGTCGGACCGACCCGCATGGATTATCCGGGTACTATCGCTGCGGTGCGAGCGGTAGCCCGCTACGTATCCGAAATCTTGGAACAAAACCAGTAA
- a CDS encoding CapA family protein, with protein MSPLDPDAALPAPTSPPRARLARRSLLTTVPALAVVAACSSEEEPTDLGGEGGAESMPPSPEPSPEPEDTTIRITHVGDTVLGAAPDQLPANGGVDFFDEVVDHLEGDVVIANLEGALSLRDDWVKCEGSCSYFRMPPEYAAIFADAGFDVLNVANNHAWDAGPDGAAETEQAVADAGMKLTGMQGQITQIEVEGVTVATVGFAPYYMFTDVRDLDAVAALVRAASEVADIVVATAHLGAEGVDARRTPEGTEEYLGEDRGNTVAFARTCIDNGAHLVVGHGPHVIRGMEMYNGGLIAYSIGNFGGSVLNGTGILGLGAILQVDIDPDTGHVVGGHIVPTRMAGDGRPTLDAEQGTFAEVNELSPADFGENAVTVSDDGVLQFPGDDQALCLGAGSVTGSG; from the coding sequence ATGTCACCTCTGGACCCAGATGCCGCTTTGCCCGCCCCCACCTCGCCACCACGGGCACGTCTCGCCCGCCGCAGCCTGCTCACCACCGTGCCCGCCCTGGCCGTGGTCGCTGCCTGCTCCTCAGAGGAGGAACCCACCGATCTGGGAGGTGAGGGCGGTGCCGAGTCCATGCCCCCCTCCCCAGAACCGTCTCCAGAGCCCGAAGACACCACCATCCGCATAACCCACGTCGGTGACACCGTGCTCGGGGCGGCACCCGACCAGCTCCCCGCCAATGGCGGAGTCGACTTCTTCGACGAGGTCGTCGACCACCTAGAAGGCGACGTGGTCATCGCCAACCTCGAAGGCGCGCTTTCCTTGCGCGACGACTGGGTCAAATGCGAAGGAAGCTGCTCGTACTTCCGTATGCCTCCCGAATACGCGGCCATCTTCGCCGATGCCGGTTTCGACGTGCTCAATGTCGCGAACAATCACGCTTGGGACGCCGGCCCCGATGGCGCGGCCGAAACCGAGCAGGCCGTGGCAGACGCGGGCATGAAACTCACCGGCATGCAAGGCCAGATCACACAGATCGAGGTGGAGGGAGTCACCGTCGCGACGGTCGGTTTCGCCCCCTACTACATGTTCACCGACGTACGCGATCTCGACGCGGTTGCCGCACTGGTCCGCGCGGCTTCCGAGGTTGCCGACATCGTGGTGGCGACGGCTCACCTCGGAGCCGAGGGTGTGGACGCCCGCCGCACCCCAGAGGGGACCGAGGAGTACTTGGGAGAGGACCGTGGCAACACGGTGGCCTTCGCCCGCACCTGTATCGACAACGGCGCCCACCTCGTGGTCGGACACGGACCTCACGTCATCCGGGGCATGGAGATGTACAACGGCGGACTCATCGCCTACAGCATCGGCAACTTTGGCGGCTCTGTTCTCAACGGGACCGGCATTCTCGGGCTGGGCGCGATCCTGCAAGTCGATATCGACCCCGACACGGGCCACGTGGTCGGCGGCCATATCGTGCCCACTCGCATGGCCGGTGACGGCCGCCCCACGCTCGATGCCGAGCAGGGCACCTTTGCCGAGGTCAATGAGCTATCTCCTGCGGACTTCGGTGAGAACGCCGTCACTGTCTCCGACGATGGAGTGCTCCAGTTCCCCGGTGATGACCAGGCGTTATGCCTCGGCGCCGGGTCAGTCACAGGCTCGGGCTAA
- the hemW gene encoding radical SAM family heme chaperone HemW, whose translation MSNPAGGQKPLGPDWLSSAAASPEVSSAGFGFYVHVPFCASRCGYCDFNTYTATELGPGVSREAYAQQVRAEIRLAAARFPTVPKVDTVFFGGGTPTLLPAGDLVAILGEIRDQFGLAADAEVTTEANPESVSADYLRQLRQGGFTRLSLGMQSTASHVLTILDRQHSPQRALDAVGWARSAGFDHVSLDLIYGTPGETAADFENTLRAVIDSGVDHVSAYALIIEQGTALARRVRRNEVPQPSDDVAADRYLAAEKLLTQAGFTWYEVSNWARSDSDHCRHNLQYWRGGHWWGAGPGAHSSLPGVRWWNVKHPARYAAALSESRLPIEDHESLTVDDQYLETVMLRTRLRDGMRVSSLREDGIAAARQVVADGLADADAFEEGTIQLTLPGRLLADAVIRDLTT comes from the coding sequence ATGTCGAACCCAGCCGGTGGACAGAAGCCGTTGGGCCCGGACTGGTTGTCCTCGGCCGCCGCCTCGCCAGAGGTGAGTTCGGCGGGCTTTGGCTTCTATGTCCACGTGCCCTTTTGCGCTTCCCGGTGTGGTTACTGCGATTTCAACACCTATACGGCCACAGAGCTAGGCCCGGGGGTGTCCCGGGAGGCATATGCCCAGCAGGTGCGTGCTGAGATCCGGCTTGCCGCCGCTCGGTTCCCCACCGTGCCCAAGGTCGATACCGTCTTTTTCGGCGGAGGGACGCCGACGTTGCTTCCCGCTGGGGATCTTGTCGCCATCTTGGGCGAGATTCGCGATCAGTTTGGATTGGCTGCGGACGCTGAAGTTACCACTGAGGCCAATCCGGAGTCGGTCAGCGCCGATTACCTGCGCCAGCTGCGCCAGGGCGGTTTCACTCGCCTTTCCTTGGGGATGCAATCAACCGCATCGCATGTGCTGACCATTCTTGATCGGCAACACTCACCTCAACGGGCACTGGACGCGGTCGGCTGGGCCCGATCGGCTGGTTTCGACCATGTCAGCCTTGACCTCATCTATGGAACTCCTGGTGAGACGGCTGCCGATTTTGAGAACACCCTGCGGGCCGTCATTGACTCGGGCGTCGACCATGTCTCGGCCTACGCTCTCATCATTGAGCAAGGCACGGCCCTGGCTCGTCGGGTCCGCCGCAATGAGGTTCCTCAGCCCAGCGACGATGTGGCGGCCGACCGTTATCTTGCTGCCGAGAAGCTGCTCACCCAGGCAGGTTTCACTTGGTATGAGGTGTCCAATTGGGCTCGCTCCGACAGCGACCACTGCCGACACAACCTCCAGTATTGGCGGGGTGGCCACTGGTGGGGTGCCGGGCCCGGCGCGCATTCGTCCCTGCCTGGTGTGCGTTGGTGGAACGTTAAACACCCGGCCCGCTATGCGGCGGCCCTGTCAGAGTCGCGATTGCCCATCGAAGATCACGAAAGCCTTACAGTTGACGATCAATATTTGGAGACTGTGATGCTTCGGACTCGTCTCAGGGACGGGATGCGGGTATCGTCGCTGCGAGAAGATGGTATTGCCGCAGCTAGGCAGGTCGTTGCCGACGGTCTGGCCGATGCGGATGCCTTCGAAGAGGGCACGATCCAGTTGACGTTGCCCGGTCGGCTGCTAGCTGACGCGGTCATTCGCGACCTCACCACCTGA
- a CDS encoding enoyl-CoA hydratase-related protein translates to MAGATSETFVKYEAADGVATITLDSPTHRNALSNELLAQLEAALHRASGDEEVRVVVLTHTGRVFCAGVDLAATAQCQAAGELPAAALPQVLAAIWECPKTVIASISGPVRGGGLGLVAAADISVCAAEATLAFTEVRLGVVPAVIAPVVLRKIRATDARELFLTGSTFDGRRAEATGLVTRSVPAADVEATVNGFVTDLLQGAPGAQAGVKRLLSAHEDVRGELEAAAKTSTEFFLGEEGRHGVQSFLAKKSPDWVVPE, encoded by the coding sequence ATGGCAGGTGCAACTTCGGAAACGTTCGTCAAGTATGAGGCCGCCGACGGCGTGGCCACGATAACCCTCGACAGCCCTACACATCGCAACGCGCTCTCCAATGAGCTCCTCGCGCAGCTTGAAGCGGCCCTACACCGCGCTAGCGGCGACGAGGAGGTACGTGTTGTTGTCCTTACCCACACCGGTCGTGTCTTCTGTGCCGGGGTCGACTTGGCCGCGACGGCCCAGTGTCAGGCGGCGGGCGAACTGCCCGCGGCCGCGCTGCCCCAAGTACTGGCCGCGATCTGGGAATGTCCGAAAACAGTGATCGCGTCAATCAGTGGCCCCGTTCGCGGAGGCGGGCTCGGTTTGGTAGCCGCCGCCGATATTTCAGTGTGCGCGGCCGAGGCCACCCTGGCGTTCACCGAGGTTCGACTCGGTGTCGTACCAGCGGTGATCGCGCCGGTGGTACTCCGCAAGATTCGTGCCACCGACGCGAGGGAACTGTTTTTGACCGGTTCGACGTTCGACGGCCGCCGGGCCGAGGCCACCGGCCTCGTGACACGGTCGGTGCCAGCCGCGGACGTCGAAGCCACAGTCAACGGTTTCGTCACTGATCTGTTGCAAGGCGCCCCCGGCGCCCAGGCAGGCGTGAAGCGGTTGCTCAGCGCACACGAGGATGTCCGCGGCGAACTAGAAGCAGCGGCGAAGACATCAACCGAGTTCTTCCTCGGCGAGGAGGGACGCCACGGAGTCCAATCATTCCTGGCTAAGAAGTCCCCAGACTGGGTGGTACCGGAGTAA
- the lepA gene encoding translation elongation factor 4, with protein MTYAPGSTDPAAIRNFSIIAHIDHGKSTLADRMLQITGVVDERKMRAQYLDRMDIERERGITIKSQAVRMPWTARSGPNAGTEFVLNMIDTPGHVDFTYEVSRSLAACEGALLLVDAAQGIEAQTLANLYLAMENDLEIIPVLNKIDLPAAQPERYAEELANLVGGDPDDCFQVSGKTGAGVEELLDAIVTRFRPPVGDADAPARAMIFDSVYDTYRGVVTYVRVIDGELKARDKARMMSTRTDHELLELGVISPEPIKSSAIGVGEVGYLITGVKDVRQSKVGDTVTNARRPAEDALAGYKEAKPMVFSGLYPIDGSDYSNLREALEKLQLNDAALQFEPETSAALGFGFRCGFLGLLHLEIIRERLERESNLDLISTAPNVVYQVTMEDGTEIEVTNPSEFPEGKNESVLEPMVKATILTPSEYVGAIMELCQSRRGNMEGMDYLSPERVELRYTLPMAEIVFDFFDNLKSRTKGYASMDYERSGEQQADLVKVDILLQGERVDAFSAIVHRDHAYAYGVRLAERLKKLIPRQQFEVPIQAAIGSRVIARENIRAMRKDVLAKCYGGDISRKRKLLEKQKEGKKRMKTVGRVDVPQEAFIAALRTDEN; from the coding sequence GTGACTTACGCGCCTGGCTCGACGGATCCCGCAGCGATCCGTAACTTCAGCATCATTGCGCACATCGACCACGGCAAGTCCACGCTAGCCGACCGGATGTTGCAGATCACCGGAGTGGTCGATGAGCGCAAAATGCGTGCCCAATACCTCGACCGTATGGACATCGAGCGCGAGCGCGGCATCACGATTAAGAGCCAGGCCGTTCGTATGCCATGGACGGCCCGGTCTGGGCCCAATGCTGGTACCGAGTTCGTCCTGAACATGATCGACACTCCTGGCCACGTGGACTTCACCTACGAAGTTTCCCGATCGTTGGCCGCCTGCGAGGGTGCGTTGCTTCTGGTCGACGCGGCCCAAGGTATCGAGGCGCAGACGTTGGCCAACTTGTACTTGGCGATGGAGAACGACCTGGAGATCATCCCGGTCCTCAATAAGATCGACTTGCCTGCCGCGCAGCCGGAACGCTATGCGGAGGAACTGGCAAATCTGGTTGGCGGTGACCCTGATGACTGCTTCCAGGTTTCGGGTAAGACCGGAGCGGGGGTCGAGGAACTGTTGGACGCCATCGTCACGCGGTTCCGTCCTCCGGTCGGTGATGCTGACGCCCCGGCCCGGGCGATGATCTTTGACTCTGTTTACGACACGTATCGCGGTGTGGTCACGTATGTGCGAGTGATTGACGGTGAGCTCAAGGCGCGTGACAAGGCCCGCATGATGTCGACTCGTACCGACCACGAGCTATTGGAACTGGGTGTCATCTCCCCTGAGCCGATCAAGTCCAGTGCTATCGGGGTAGGCGAGGTCGGTTATCTGATCACCGGGGTGAAGGACGTTCGCCAGTCGAAGGTCGGTGACACGGTCACGAATGCCCGTCGTCCCGCTGAGGATGCTCTCGCTGGATACAAAGAGGCGAAGCCGATGGTCTTCTCGGGCTTGTACCCGATCGATGGCTCCGACTACTCCAATTTGCGGGAAGCTCTAGAGAAACTTCAACTCAACGACGCGGCTTTGCAATTCGAGCCCGAGACGTCCGCGGCGCTCGGTTTCGGTTTCCGCTGTGGATTCTTGGGGCTGCTGCACCTGGAGATCATCCGCGAACGCCTCGAACGAGAGTCCAACCTTGACTTGATCTCGACGGCTCCGAACGTGGTCTACCAGGTCACGATGGAAGACGGTACGGAAATTGAGGTCACGAACCCCAGTGAGTTCCCCGAGGGGAAAAACGAGTCGGTCCTAGAGCCCATGGTCAAGGCTACGATCTTGACGCCCTCGGAGTACGTTGGCGCGATCATGGAGCTGTGCCAGTCCCGGCGCGGAAACATGGAGGGCATGGACTATCTCTCGCCCGAGCGGGTCGAACTGCGCTACACCTTGCCGATGGCCGAAATCGTCTTTGACTTTTTCGACAACTTGAAGTCGCGCACCAAAGGGTATGCGTCGATGGACTATGAGCGTTCCGGCGAGCAGCAGGCGGACCTGGTCAAGGTCGATATCTTGCTGCAAGGGGAACGGGTGGACGCGTTTTCGGCGATCGTGCACCGCGATCACGCCTATGCCTATGGGGTGCGCTTGGCGGAGCGCCTGAAGAAGCTCATTCCTCGTCAGCAATTCGAGGTACCGATTCAAGCCGCGATCGGTTCGCGGGTGATCGCGCGCGAGAACATTCGCGCGATGCGCAAAGACGTGCTGGCCAAGTGCTACGGCGGTGACATTAGCCGTAAGCGCAAGCTGCTGGAGAAGCAAAAGGAAGGTAAGAAGCGGATGAAGACGGTGGGGCGGGTAGACGTCCCACAAGAGGCTTTCATCGCAGCGTTGCGCACGGACGAGAACTAG
- the rpsT gene encoding 30S ribosomal protein S20 — MANIKSQIKRNRQNEKARLRNKAVKSSLKTAIRKFREASAADDKAAAQAELRNATRLLDKAVSKGVIHKNQAANRKSALHQQFNKLEKTSA, encoded by the coding sequence GTGGCGAACATTAAGTCCCAGATCAAGCGCAACCGGCAAAACGAAAAGGCCCGGCTGCGGAACAAGGCCGTGAAGTCGTCGCTGAAGACCGCCATCCGGAAGTTCCGTGAGGCGTCGGCAGCCGACGACAAGGCCGCCGCCCAGGCTGAACTGCGTAACGCTACCCGACTGCTGGACAAGGCAGTGAGCAAGGGCGTTATCCACAAAAACCAGGCGGCCAACCGCAAGTCCGCCTTGCACCAGCAGTTCAACAAGCTGGAAAAGACCAGCGCCTAA